A DNA window from Aphelocoma coerulescens isolate FSJ_1873_10779 unplaced genomic scaffold, UR_Acoe_1.0 HiC_scaffold_46, whole genome shotgun sequence contains the following coding sequences:
- the LOC138101751 gene encoding LOW QUALITY PROTEIN: serine/threonine-protein kinase pim-1-like (The sequence of the model RefSeq protein was modified relative to this genomic sequence to represent the inferred CDS: deleted 2 bases in 1 codon), with product MGMPGPAVGGRSGAVSGPGPSADGRVSPAGKAQEALQERYRLGSLLGSGGFGSVFSGTRLADGAPVAIKCVPRDRVRHWGELPDGARAPLEIVLLDKVSTGFRGVIQLLEWVELPSSFLLVLERPERCQDLSGLLAQRRFLPEEEARGLFGQVLEAVRHCTSCGVLHRDIKPENILLDLATGQLKLIDFGCGAFLQDTAYTQFAGTLLYSPPEWIHHQRYHGEAATIWSLGILLYQLVVGKHPFKRGQEIIWGRILFPRRLSPECQDILKRCLSMQPLDRPSLEELFSAPWLQGVHVP from the exons ATGGGGatgcccgggccg gcggtcGGGGGGCGGTCGGGGGCCGTgtctggccccgggccgagcgctgacggccgcgtgtCGCCCGCAGGGAAGGCGCAGGAGGCCCTGCAGGAGCggtaccggctgggttcgctgctgggcagcggcggcttcggcagcgtcttctcGGGCACGCGGCTcgcggacggcgccccg gtggccatcaaatgcGTGCCGCGGGACCGCGTCCGGCactggggcgagctg cccgacgGCGCCCGTGCGCccctggagatcgtgctgctggacaaggtgtccactGGGTTCCGTGGTGTCAtccagctcctggagtgggTTGAGCTGCCCAGCAGCTTCTTGCTGGTGCTGGAGCGTCCGGAGCGGTGCCAGGACCTGTCGGGTTTGCTGGCGCAGCGGAGGTTCCTGCCCGAGGAGGAGGCGCGGGGGCTGTTcggccaggtgctggaggccgtgcggcactgcaccagctgcggggtcctgcaccgggacatcaagcccgAGAACATCCTGctcgacctggccaccgggcAGCTGAAACTGATCGACTTTGGCTGCGGCGCCTTCCTCCAGGACACAGCCTACACTCAGTTTGCAG GAACCCTgttgtacagcccacccgagtggatccaCCACCAACGctaccacggcgaggcagcgacgatctggtccctgggcatcctgctgTACCAGCTGGTAGTGGGGAAGCACCCGTTCAAGAGGGGCCAGGAGATCATCTGGGGGCGGATCCTGttcccacgacggctctctccag agtgccaggatattcttaagaggtgcttgtccatgcagcccttggacaggccgtccttggaagagctcttcagtgccccttggctgcagggtgttcatgtgccctag